A genomic segment from Actinomyces lilanjuaniae encodes:
- a CDS encoding iron-containing alcohol dehydrogenase: MEHDQEHDQDGETWCSRPSGTPTTLTSCCGAGGARPDWSGVHRALRAGPGVVVADGNTWEAAGRAVQDSLRQAGVELAEPCVLPAVPTLYADYRNVELLRERLRDLDAVACSVGSGTLNDLAKLASEELGRRYMHVCTAASMDGYAAFGAAITREGFKQTMTCRAPQGLVADLDVIARAPRRCTASGVGDLIEKIPAGADWILADELGIEPIDHEAWNLAQGSLGRAVGDPEGLVAGRAEAFEGSWRAWSCPGCPCRGTVPAHGPPPGQDTSSPTPGRWSTWARSRSRP, translated from the coding sequence ATGGAGCATGATCAGGAGCACGATCAGGACGGGGAGACCTGGTGCAGCAGGCCCTCAGGGACGCCGACGACACTGACGTCGTGCTGCGGGGCCGGGGGTGCTCGCCCGGACTGGTCAGGTGTTCACCGAGCTCTTCGGGCAGGCCCGGGGGTCGTCGTCGCTGACGGCAACACCTGGGAGGCGGCCGGGCGGGCCGTGCAGGACTCGCTGCGGCAGGCGGGGGTCGAGCTGGCTGAGCCCTGCGTGCTGCCCGCCGTACCGACGCTTTACGCCGACTACCGCAACGTGGAGCTCCTCCGGGAGCGCCTGCGCGACCTGGACGCGGTGGCCTGCTCGGTGGGCTCGGGGACCCTCAACGACCTGGCCAAGCTCGCCAGCGAGGAGCTGGGACGCAGGTACATGCACGTGTGCACGGCGGCCTCGATGGACGGCTACGCGGCTTTCGGGGCGGCGATCACCCGGGAGGGGTTCAAGCAGACGATGACCTGCCGGGCGCCCCAGGGGCTCGTCGCTGACCTCGACGTCATCGCCAGGGCGCCCCGGCGCTGCACCGCGTCCGGGGTGGGTGACCTGATCGAGAAGATACCCGCTGGGGCGGACTGGATCCTGGCCGACGAGCTGGGGATCGAGCCCATCGACCACGAGGCCTGGAACCTGGCCCAGGGGTCCCTGGGCAGGGCAGTCGGTGACCCTGAGGGGCTGGTCGCGGGACGGGCCGAGGCCTTTGAGGGCTCCTGGAGGGCCTGGTCATGTCCGGGCTGTCCATGCAGAGGTACCGTGCCAGCTCACGGCCCGCCTCCGGGGCAGGACACCAGTTCTCCCACACCTGGGAGATGGAGCACCTGGGCGCGGAGCAGGAGCCGCCCCTGA
- a CDS encoding DeoR/GlpR family DNA-binding transcription regulator — MQPDPPGSPRDRRLAVAETVFARGNVSVEELAALTGVSTMTIYRDLAALEDSGMVQRHRGRVVALASSLHEADADFRLQQNTSAKKSIASAAAALVPHGSSLMMDDSTSGIWLLRAVADLGSMTVVTNSLLVANEIASARSAKLVVTGGEYQPWAHAMMGQYVTEQIASMHADFCFLSASGIAGLSCYHPYQAFAEVKRAMMRSAHTSVLLLDHTKMSRRALFKFADLTDFDHVVVDSGLDPDLVARLREAEVSLVVADPPG, encoded by the coding sequence TTGCAGCCCGACCCACCAGGCAGTCCCCGGGACCGCCGTCTGGCCGTCGCTGAGACGGTCTTCGCGCGCGGCAACGTCAGCGTCGAGGAGCTGGCCGCACTGACGGGCGTGTCCACGATGACGATCTACCGGGACCTGGCCGCCCTGGAGGACAGTGGCATGGTCCAGCGGCACCGAGGCAGGGTCGTCGCCCTGGCCTCAAGCCTGCACGAGGCCGACGCCGACTTCCGTCTGCAGCAGAACACGTCGGCCAAGAAGAGCATCGCCTCGGCAGCCGCAGCCCTGGTCCCCCACGGCAGCTCGCTCATGATGGACGACTCGACCTCCGGTATCTGGCTGCTTCGCGCCGTCGCGGACCTCGGCTCGATGACGGTGGTGACCAACTCGCTACTGGTAGCCAACGAGATCGCCTCCGCCCGCTCCGCCAAGCTCGTCGTCACCGGCGGAGAGTACCAGCCCTGGGCGCACGCCATGATGGGCCAGTACGTGACCGAGCAGATCGCCTCGATGCACGCCGACTTCTGCTTCCTGTCCGCCTCCGGCATCGCCGGGCTGTCCTGCTACCACCCCTACCAGGCCTTTGCGGAGGTCAAGCGGGCCATGATGCGCTCCGCGCACACCTCGGTGCTCCTGCTGGATCACACCAAGATGAGCCGTCGTGCCCTGTTCAAGTTCGCCGACCTCACCGACTTCGACCACGTCGTCGTCGACTCCGGCCTTGACCCCGACCTGGTAGCGCGGCTGCGGGAGGCGGAGGTCAGCCTGGTGGTGGCTGATCCACCCGGCTGA
- a CDS encoding sugar-binding transcriptional regulator, whose product MSDVAGGTPPVYASTDERAYTAASMYYLQGETMEVVARHLGVSRSTVSRLLAHARSTGLVRIELERPTGDSAVVRRLREEFGVRARLVPVRRGATEIHRLRQVATVAAEQLTGYVTPGSTVGVAWGTTVSEIALSLHRATVPDVTVVQLNGASDAVGEAPFAGEVLSRIGEAFGARTVAFPVPAFFDRVEVREAMWKERSIRRVLALADHTDVAVFGVGSVRGAVPSQVYQGEHLTMEDRRTLREEGVVGDVCTVLLRADGTYRGIALNARATGPTPAQLAHIPVRLCAVAGEAKAPALLAALRARVATDLVVDEATAYRVVEILERRR is encoded by the coding sequence ATGAGTGACGTGGCTGGTGGGACGCCTCCCGTGTACGCCAGCACCGATGAGCGCGCCTACACCGCCGCCTCCATGTACTACCTTCAGGGCGAGACCATGGAGGTCGTTGCCCGGCACCTAGGCGTGTCACGCTCGACCGTCTCCAGGCTCCTGGCGCACGCCCGCAGCACGGGCCTGGTGCGTATCGAGCTGGAGAGGCCCACGGGCGACTCCGCGGTCGTCAGGCGGCTTCGTGAGGAGTTCGGGGTGCGTGCCCGGCTGGTGCCTGTACGCAGGGGTGCCACGGAGATCCACCGGCTCAGGCAGGTGGCCACAGTAGCTGCCGAGCAGCTGACCGGCTACGTCACCCCGGGGTCGACCGTCGGGGTGGCCTGGGGGACGACCGTCTCCGAGATCGCGCTGTCCCTGCACCGGGCCACGGTCCCCGACGTCACGGTCGTCCAGCTCAACGGTGCCTCCGACGCGGTGGGGGAGGCGCCCTTCGCAGGGGAGGTCCTGTCGCGCATCGGAGAGGCTTTTGGCGCACGGACGGTCGCCTTCCCGGTGCCCGCCTTCTTTGACCGGGTCGAGGTGCGTGAGGCCATGTGGAAGGAGCGCTCCATCCGCAGGGTGCTGGCCCTGGCTGACCACACCGACGTCGCCGTGTTCGGTGTCGGCTCCGTGCGCGGGGCGGTTCCCTCCCAGGTGTACCAGGGAGAGCACCTGACCATGGAGGACCGCCGCACCCTGCGCGAGGAGGGGGTGGTCGGCGACGTGTGCACCGTGCTGCTGCGAGCGGACGGCACCTACCGTGGTATCGCCCTCAACGCCCGCGCGACCGGCCCCACGCCCGCCCAGCTCGCCCACATCCCGGTCCGGCTGTGTGCCGTTGCCGGGGAGGCCAAGGCCCCTGCGCTCCTGGCGGCCTTGCGTGCCAGGGTGGCCACGGACCTGGTCGTCGACGAGGCCACGGCCTACCGTGTGGTGGAGATCCTGGAGCGACGCCGCTAG
- a CDS encoding amino-acid N-acetyltransferase — MSDTAAYVPGGAQGVAAPGAVRPGAGTVPGRAATGQGGPGTGTRTLLRPARPADVRAIAELVQPYSDRRVLIAKDLISYFEDVQEFTVAEDVATASAQAADGSASPGSAIVGCGALHVMWDDIAEVRTLAVHADHLGKGVGSALLRELVERARTLGLQRLFCLTFEVEFFASHGFRRISGTPVGTDVFSEMVRSHDDGVAEFLNLARVKPNTLGNTRMLLQL, encoded by the coding sequence ATGAGTGATACGGCGGCGTACGTGCCAGGTGGCGCCCAGGGTGTGGCTGCCCCGGGGGCTGTCCGCCCCGGGGCGGGTACCGTGCCCGGGCGCGCCGCAACGGGCCAGGGTGGGCCGGGTACGGGAACCCGGACCCTCCTGCGTCCGGCCCGCCCGGCCGACGTTCGGGCGATCGCCGAGCTGGTGCAGCCCTACTCCGACCGCAGGGTCCTCATCGCCAAGGACCTCATCTCCTACTTTGAGGACGTCCAGGAGTTCACCGTGGCCGAGGACGTGGCCACCGCCAGCGCGCAGGCCGCCGACGGGTCAGCATCCCCGGGCTCGGCCATCGTGGGGTGCGGGGCGCTGCACGTCATGTGGGACGACATCGCTGAGGTGCGGACCCTGGCGGTCCACGCCGACCACCTGGGCAAGGGGGTGGGTTCGGCCCTGCTGCGTGAGCTGGTCGAGCGCGCCCGTACGCTGGGGCTCCAGCGCCTGTTCTGCCTGACCTTTGAGGTGGAGTTCTTTGCCTCCCACGGGTTCCGCAGGATCTCGGGTACTCCGGTGGGCACGGACGTGTTCTCCGAGATGGTCCGCTCCCACGATGACGGCGTGGCCGAGTTCCTCAACCTCGCCCGGGTCAAGCCCAACACCCTGGGCAACACCCGTATGCTGCTGCAGCTGTGA
- a CDS encoding A/G-specific adenine glycosylase, translating to MGALTPQSVISWYRRSARDLPWRRPGTTPWAVLVSEVMSQQTPVSRVVPVWQEWLQRWPGPEELAGAPASEVLRVWGRLGYPRRALRLKECAQAVVEQHGGVLPRDRQELLRLPGVGEYTAGAVVAFAYGRRALVLDTNVRRVLARAVGGQALPPPSLTRAERRRAETLLPSGDSEAAAWSVAVMELGALVCTAREPGCTACPWEGGCAWVAAGRPADRHASRRRTQAWRGTDRQARGMVMAVLRETDGPVESGVLRDAAARAWQAGRTATERRSQGRAGLDASCDRVLASLLADGLVVTPDGGATFSLP from the coding sequence GTGGGTGCCCTGACCCCGCAGTCCGTCATCTCCTGGTATCGGCGCAGTGCCCGTGACCTGCCGTGGAGGAGGCCGGGGACCACGCCGTGGGCGGTGCTTGTCAGTGAGGTCATGAGTCAGCAGACCCCCGTCTCACGTGTCGTGCCGGTCTGGCAGGAGTGGCTGCAGCGCTGGCCCGGGCCGGAGGAGCTGGCTGGTGCCCCAGCCTCGGAGGTCCTGCGCGTGTGGGGCCGTCTGGGCTACCCGCGCCGGGCACTGCGCCTTAAGGAGTGCGCCCAGGCGGTGGTAGAGCAGCACGGGGGCGTCCTGCCCCGGGACAGGCAGGAGCTGCTGCGCCTGCCGGGCGTGGGGGAGTACACGGCCGGGGCGGTCGTGGCCTTCGCCTACGGGCGGCGGGCGCTGGTTCTGGACACGAACGTGCGCCGGGTGCTGGCGCGGGCCGTCGGCGGTCAGGCCCTGCCTCCGCCCAGCCTGACCCGGGCTGAGCGGAGGCGTGCCGAGACGCTCCTGCCCTCCGGCGACAGCGAGGCGGCCGCGTGGTCGGTGGCGGTCATGGAGCTGGGCGCCCTGGTCTGCACGGCCCGTGAGCCTGGCTGCACCGCCTGTCCCTGGGAGGGTGGCTGCGCGTGGGTGGCGGCAGGTCGTCCCGCCGACCGTCACGCCTCCAGGCGCAGGACACAGGCATGGAGGGGGACGGACCGCCAGGCCAGAGGCATGGTCATGGCGGTGCTGCGCGAGACTGACGGACCTGTTGAGTCCGGTGTGCTGCGTGACGCCGCGGCACGGGCGTGGCAGGCCGGTCGCACCGCAACCGAGCGGCGCTCGCAGGGGCGAGCCGGGCTCGACGCCTCCTGCGACCGGGTACTGGCCAGCCTGCTGGCTGACGGCCTGGTTGTCACCCCTGACGGCGGCGCCACCTTCTCCCTGCCCTGA
- the disA gene encoding DNA integrity scanning diadenylate cyclase DisA codes for MTEPASQLRETLALVAPGTVLRDGLERILRGRTGAIIVLGFDPVVEAICSGGFHLDVELSAARMRELAKMDGAVVVDMDTNRIRRASVQLLPNASIQTSETGMRHRTAERVARQTGYPVISVSQSMRIISLYVDGRRHVLDPSEVILSRANQALAALERYKSRLDQTSAALNSLEIEDLVTVRDVTSVLQLMEMVRRISADIDGYVLQLGTDGRLLALQVEELTRGLAAEHSFLLEDYLATGLEPPAVEARLKWVGSPALLDLAMVARSMGLGGSDGQDLDTPVSPRGLRILSKIPRLPVTTSRAVVEHWGSLQAVLGATTEELAAVEGVGSHGARILRDGLSRLAEISIVERYTT; via the coding sequence ATGACCGAGCCCGCCAGCCAGCTGCGCGAGACCCTTGCGCTCGTCGCTCCTGGGACCGTCCTGCGTGACGGCCTGGAGCGGATCCTGCGAGGGCGCACGGGTGCGATCATCGTGCTGGGTTTCGACCCCGTGGTCGAGGCGATCTGCTCCGGAGGGTTCCACCTGGACGTCGAGCTGTCAGCCGCCCGGATGCGCGAGCTGGCCAAGATGGACGGTGCCGTCGTGGTGGACATGGACACCAACCGTATCCGCCGTGCCAGCGTCCAGCTCCTGCCCAACGCCTCCATCCAGACCTCCGAGACCGGGATGCGTCACCGCACCGCCGAGCGCGTCGCCCGCCAGACCGGCTACCCTGTCATCTCAGTCAGCCAGTCCATGCGGATCATCTCCCTCTACGTCGACGGCAGGCGCCACGTCCTGGACCCCAGCGAGGTGATCCTCTCGCGCGCCAACCAGGCCCTGGCCGCGCTGGAGCGCTACAAGTCCCGCCTGGACCAGACCTCCGCCGCCCTCAACTCCCTGGAGATCGAGGACCTCGTCACCGTGCGTGACGTCACCTCGGTGCTCCAGCTCATGGAGATGGTGCGGCGTATCTCCGCCGACATCGACGGCTACGTCCTCCAGCTGGGGACAGACGGGCGGCTCCTGGCCCTCCAGGTAGAAGAGCTGACCCGCGGGCTCGCAGCCGAGCACAGCTTCCTCCTGGAGGACTACCTGGCGACCGGGCTGGAGCCCCCAGCGGTGGAGGCCCGCCTGAAGTGGGTGGGCTCCCCCGCCCTCCTGGACCTGGCCATGGTGGCCCGCTCCATGGGCCTGGGGGGCAGCGACGGACAGGACCTGGACACCCCGGTCTCACCCCGGGGGCTGCGTATCCTCTCCAAGATCCCACGCCTGCCCGTCACCACCTCACGGGCGGTCGTCGAGCACTGGGGCTCCCTCCAGGCGGTGCTGGGCGCCACGACCGAGGAGCTGGCCGCCGTGGAGGGAGTGGGAAGCCACGGGGCACGGATCCTGCGCGACGGCCTGTCCCGGCTGGCTGAGATCTCCATCGTGGAGCGCTACACCACCTGA
- the radA gene encoding DNA repair protein RadA: MTSTTTRRAPRPSFRCTECGWTAPKWQGQCRECREWGTLEEASSPTGGPSGAPSLPITPVVPPAEPARPIGEVSAEEARARSTGVEELDRVLGGGIVPGAVVLLAGEPGVGKSTLLLDVAARSAAAARARDEGPVLYATGEESASQVRLRAERIDALDPDLLLASVTELGALLGHVEEASPSMLVVDSVQTIASTQVEGSAGGVNQVRAVAGALIAVAKERSLPVLLVGHVTKDGGIAGPRVLEHLVDVVTHFEGDRHARLRLLRAVKNRYGPTDEVGCFDLGERGITGLADPSGLFLSASRSQVPGTCATVTLEGRRPVPVEVQALVAATGAGSPRRTTSGVEHSRVAMALAVLSARVRVDTSSSDVYVSTVGGARAVEPATDLAVTLAVVSAARGLPTSPGLVALGEVGLTGEVRATVGIQRRLAEAARLGFDRALVPLAGSQELRPVPGVQVLPVSHVGEALGAALPQG; this comes from the coding sequence ATGACCAGCACGACGACCAGAAGAGCACCACGCCCCTCCTTCCGCTGCACCGAGTGCGGCTGGACCGCGCCCAAGTGGCAGGGGCAGTGCCGTGAGTGCCGCGAGTGGGGCACCCTGGAGGAGGCCTCCTCCCCGACAGGCGGCCCAAGCGGGGCACCTAGCCTGCCTATCACGCCCGTGGTGCCGCCTGCCGAGCCCGCGCGTCCCATCGGGGAGGTCAGCGCGGAGGAGGCCCGGGCCCGCTCCACCGGCGTCGAGGAGCTGGACCGTGTCCTGGGTGGCGGGATCGTCCCCGGCGCGGTGGTCCTCCTGGCTGGTGAGCCCGGGGTGGGCAAGTCCACACTGCTGCTCGACGTCGCAGCGCGCTCAGCCGCAGCCGCCCGCGCGCGCGACGAGGGCCCAGTCCTCTACGCCACTGGGGAGGAGTCCGCCTCCCAGGTCCGGCTACGGGCCGAGCGCATCGACGCCCTGGACCCAGACCTGCTCCTGGCCTCGGTCACCGAGCTGGGAGCGCTCCTGGGGCACGTGGAGGAGGCCTCCCCCTCCATGCTGGTAGTGGACTCCGTCCAGACCATCGCCTCCACCCAGGTGGAGGGCAGTGCCGGGGGCGTCAACCAGGTGCGCGCGGTAGCAGGGGCGCTCATCGCCGTGGCTAAGGAGCGCAGCCTCCCCGTCCTCCTGGTCGGGCACGTGACCAAGGACGGCGGGATCGCCGGCCCCCGGGTCCTGGAGCACCTGGTGGACGTGGTCACCCACTTCGAGGGGGACCGGCACGCGCGCCTGCGCCTGCTGAGGGCGGTCAAGAACCGCTACGGCCCCACCGACGAGGTCGGCTGCTTCGACCTGGGCGAGCGCGGCATCACCGGCCTGGCCGACCCCTCCGGCCTGTTCCTGTCAGCCTCGCGGTCGCAGGTCCCCGGCACCTGTGCCACCGTCACCCTGGAGGGGCGCCGCCCCGTCCCTGTGGAGGTCCAGGCGCTCGTCGCGGCCACCGGCGCAGGCTCGCCCCGGCGGACCACCTCCGGGGTGGAGCACTCCCGCGTGGCCATGGCGCTGGCCGTGCTCAGCGCCCGCGTGCGCGTGGACACCTCCTCCAGCGACGTCTACGTCTCCACGGTAGGCGGGGCCCGCGCCGTGGAGCCCGCCACCGACCTGGCGGTCACACTCGCCGTGGTCTCGGCCGCGCGCGGCCTGCCGACCTCCCCGGGGCTGGTGGCCCTGGGCGAGGTCGGGCTGACCGGTGAGGTGCGTGCCACCGTCGGTATCCAGCGGCGCCTGGCGGAGGCCGCCCGCCTGGGGTTCGACCGGGCGCTCGTCCCCCTAGCGGGCTCTCAGGAGCTGCGCCCCGTGCCGGGCGTGCAGGTCCTGCCCGTGTCCCACGTGGGCGAGGCCCTGGGAGCAGCGCTCCCCCAGGGGTAG
- a CDS encoding ATP-binding cassette domain-containing protein, whose protein sequence is MQSLTVPHSGKRAFSVPAPVPGSGAEWARQGTVVDVQNLTFSYKRTPVLLRVSFNVYPGDFVAMIGPNGSGKSTLCRVLRGIVPTPAAARVEVGGEPAGSAPALRMTCYTADNDHVPRFLSAQEYVRFLARLHSAPGRRIRFDPAAVDSLFATLGMGGRTRELMSGYSHGMVKKTQLAAALLVSRPVTVVDETMNGIDIEAQYRIEGMLRDYCAAGGAVIMCSHDFSMLQRCANRVIMLDEGYIVEDAYTESLARQSTSIEALVTSYLGVGGG, encoded by the coding sequence GTGCAGTCGCTGACTGTGCCTCACTCGGGTAAGCGCGCCTTCTCTGTCCCTGCTCCTGTTCCTGGGAGCGGGGCGGAGTGGGCGCGTCAGGGGACGGTTGTCGATGTTCAGAACCTGACCTTCTCCTATAAAAGGACCCCGGTGCTTCTCAGGGTGTCGTTCAACGTCTACCCGGGTGACTTTGTTGCCATGATCGGCCCCAACGGCTCGGGGAAGTCGACGCTGTGCCGGGTCCTGCGCGGTATCGTCCCCACTCCTGCGGCCGCACGCGTGGAGGTCGGAGGCGAGCCTGCCGGGTCAGCTCCGGCCCTGCGCATGACCTGCTACACCGCCGATAACGACCACGTGCCCCGGTTTCTCAGCGCCCAGGAGTACGTCCGGTTCCTGGCACGGCTCCACTCGGCACCAGGGCGCCGGATCAGGTTTGACCCGGCTGCCGTTGACAGCCTGTTCGCCACGCTGGGGATGGGGGGCCGGACCCGCGAGCTCATGAGCGGCTACTCCCACGGCATGGTGAAGAAGACCCAGCTGGCTGCGGCCCTGCTGGTCAGCCGCCCCGTCACGGTCGTAGACGAGACCATGAACGGCATCGACATCGAGGCGCAGTACCGTATCGAGGGGATGCTGCGTGACTACTGCGCTGCCGGGGGCGCGGTCATCATGTGCAGCCACGACTTCTCCATGCTGCAGCGCTGCGCCAACCGGGTCATCATGCTTGACGAGGGCTATATCGTCGAGGACGCCTATACCGAGTCGCTAGCTCGGCAGTCCACGAGCATTGAGGCCCTGGTCACCAGCTACCTAGGGGTCGGTGGTGGCTAG
- the tkt gene encoding transketolase gives MSTEPLLSDLDRQAIAVSRALAADAVEKAGSGHPGTPISLAGVAYLLYQHEMRGDPADPRWLGRDRFVLSAGHASLLQYIQLVLAGYGLEVEDLRQLRQKGSLTPGHPEYRHTPGVETTTGPLGAGFSNAVGLAMATRYEHGLLDPDTPLGESVFDHHVYTIMGDGCMQEGVTAEAASLAGTQELGNLIAIYDDNDISIEGGTDIAFTEDPSARFEAYGWQVIDVDWTAGEAYQEDYDALHTALDHARAETRRPSLIRLHTVIAWPAPTKQGDESSHGAKLGGEEVAGLKTTLGLDPDQAFHVPEELLAHTRSQAARRAAAARADWDARFEAWRQAHPDQADLLERLEAGQLPMGLEQSLPAWEMGDSLATRAASGKVLSALAPVMPELWGGSADLAGSNNTTMAGQPSFLPASVAPKEGDGPYGRTIHFGVREHAMGGILNGIALDGLTRPYGGTFMVFSDYMRPAVRLAALMGVGSVFVWSHDSIGVGEDGPTHQPIEHLAALRAIPGLAVVRPADANETAAAWVEILCRSQEPAGLVLSRQNLTVYATPGAAAVGVRQGAYVLAEAGEPADGEVTTAAPAVVLVATGSEVGVAMEAREILQAEGVPTRVVSAPCLEWFAQQPEDYRVSVLPDDAVKVSVEAGVAMGWRELVGDSGEVISLDHFGASAPGTQLFEDYGFTGEAVAQRARQALERQQR, from the coding sequence ATGAGTACGGAGCCTCTGCTCAGCGACCTCGACCGCCAGGCCATCGCCGTCTCCAGGGCGCTGGCCGCCGACGCCGTCGAGAAGGCCGGGTCAGGGCACCCGGGCACACCCATTTCCCTGGCCGGGGTCGCCTACCTGCTCTACCAGCACGAGATGCGCGGCGACCCGGCGGACCCGAGGTGGCTGGGCCGCGACCGGTTCGTCCTGTCCGCCGGCCACGCCTCCCTCCTGCAGTACATCCAGCTGGTGCTGGCCGGCTACGGCCTGGAGGTGGAGGACCTGCGCCAGCTGCGGCAGAAGGGCTCCCTGACCCCGGGCCACCCCGAGTACCGCCACACCCCCGGCGTGGAGACCACCACCGGCCCGCTGGGCGCAGGCTTCTCCAACGCGGTGGGCCTGGCCATGGCCACCCGCTACGAGCACGGCCTGCTCGACCCCGACACCCCCCTGGGGGAGTCCGTCTTCGACCACCACGTCTACACCATCATGGGCGACGGGTGCATGCAGGAGGGGGTCACCGCCGAGGCCGCCTCCCTGGCGGGCACCCAGGAGCTGGGCAACCTCATCGCCATCTACGACGACAACGACATCTCCATCGAGGGCGGCACCGACATCGCCTTCACCGAAGACCCCTCCGCCCGCTTCGAGGCCTACGGGTGGCAGGTCATCGACGTCGACTGGACGGCCGGGGAGGCCTACCAGGAGGACTACGACGCCCTCCACACCGCCCTGGACCACGCCCGGGCCGAGACCCGCCGCCCCAGCCTCATCCGCCTGCACACGGTGATCGCCTGGCCGGCCCCCACCAAGCAGGGCGACGAGTCCTCCCACGGGGCCAAGCTGGGCGGCGAGGAGGTCGCAGGCCTCAAGACCACCCTGGGCCTGGACCCCGACCAGGCCTTCCATGTGCCCGAGGAGCTGCTGGCCCACACGCGCTCCCAGGCGGCCAGGCGAGCCGCAGCGGCCCGGGCCGACTGGGACGCCCGGTTCGAGGCCTGGCGGCAGGCCCACCCCGACCAGGCCGACCTGCTGGAGCGGCTGGAGGCTGGGCAGCTCCCCATGGGGCTGGAGCAGTCCCTGCCCGCATGGGAGATGGGCGACTCCCTGGCTACCCGCGCGGCCTCCGGCAAGGTGCTCTCCGCCCTGGCCCCGGTCATGCCCGAGCTGTGGGGCGGGTCGGCGGACCTGGCGGGCTCCAACAACACCACCATGGCTGGCCAGCCATCCTTCCTGCCCGCCTCGGTGGCGCCGAAGGAGGGCGACGGCCCCTACGGGCGCACCATCCACTTCGGTGTGCGCGAGCACGCCATGGGCGGCATCCTCAACGGCATCGCCCTGGACGGCCTGACCCGCCCCTACGGGGGGACCTTCATGGTCTTCTCCGACTACATGCGCCCAGCGGTGCGCCTGGCGGCCCTTATGGGAGTCGGGTCGGTCTTCGTGTGGTCCCACGACTCGATCGGGGTCGGTGAGGACGGCCCCACCCATCAGCCCATCGAGCACCTGGCCGCCCTGCGCGCCATCCCCGGGCTGGCCGTGGTCCGCCCCGCCGACGCCAACGAGACCGCCGCCGCCTGGGTGGAGATCCTGTGCCGTTCCCAGGAGCCCGCAGGCCTCGTCCTGTCCCGCCAGAACCTCACCGTCTACGCCACGCCCGGGGCCGCCGCCGTCGGGGTGCGCCAGGGGGCCTACGTCCTGGCTGAGGCGGGGGAGCCTGCCGACGGCGAGGTGACCACTGCGGCACCGGCCGTGGTCCTGGTGGCCACCGGCTCCGAGGTGGGGGTCGCCATGGAGGCGCGGGAGATCCTCCAGGCTGAGGGTGTACCGACCCGGGTGGTCTCCGCTCCCTGCCTGGAGTGGTTCGCCCAGCAGCCGGAGGACTACCGCGTCTCGGTGCTGCCGGATGACGCCGTCAAGGTCTCCGTGGAGGCGGGGGTCGCCATGGGCTGGCGCGAGCTGGTGGGTGACAGCGGCGAGGTCATCTCTCTTGACCACTTCGGCGCCTCCGCGCCCGGCACCCAGCTGTTCGAGGACTACGGGTTCACCGGGGAGGCCGTGGCACAGCGCGCGCGCCAGGCGCTGGAGCGCCAGCAGCGGTAG
- a CDS encoding ACP S-malonyltransferase, giving the protein MGLQLSLPATAHTQPTLFFVNALYAQELERMGIRPSLAAGHSLGELKSLVCAGVMSLKDGLKVALARGRAMAYAAEKRAFHGGMVAIGSATDPESLRGFLDEECSDCDLAAENSRTQLAVSGPADRVKGLARRVEERGLGRATVLNVGGAFHSRYMRDASNAYREWLLSGEIDVNAPSIPVFSNVTAEPYPSDRTEITELMVQQLTSPVRWRDGVHAMAKQGPVLFQELGPRSIVTSLASEVLQAVHCDEVVGRQ; this is encoded by the coding sequence ATGGGCCTTCAGCTGTCACTGCCAGCCACCGCCCACACGCAGCCGACCCTGTTCTTCGTAAACGCACTGTATGCCCAGGAGTTGGAGCGGATGGGCATCCGTCCGAGTCTCGCCGCAGGCCACTCTCTGGGCGAGTTGAAGTCCCTGGTATGCGCAGGCGTCATGTCGCTCAAGGACGGCTTGAAGGTAGCACTCGCTAGAGGTCGAGCAATGGCATATGCGGCCGAGAAGCGCGCGTTCCACGGGGGGATGGTGGCCATTGGGTCGGCGACAGACCCGGAAAGTCTGCGCGGGTTTCTTGACGAGGAGTGCTCCGACTGTGATCTGGCCGCCGAGAACTCGCGGACACAGCTCGCAGTGTCCGGACCAGCGGACCGCGTGAAAGGTCTGGCTCGACGCGTTGAGGAGAGGGGCCTTGGACGCGCAACAGTGCTGAACGTCGGAGGAGCTTTCCATAGCAGGTACATGCGGGATGCGTCAAACGCCTACCGTGAGTGGCTGCTCAGCGGCGAGATTGATGTCAACGCGCCCAGCATCCCCGTCTTTTCTAACGTCACGGCCGAGCCGTACCCATCAGATAGAACTGAGATCACCGAGCTAATGGTGCAGCAGCTGACCTCTCCTGTCCGATGGCGCGATGGGGTTCATGCCATGGCCAAACAGGGGCCTGTTCTGTTCCAGGAGCTGGGTCCACGATCAATCGTAACGAGCTTGGCCTCCGAAGTGCTCCAAGCGGTGCACTGTGACGAGGTGGTCGGTCGTCAATGA